A part of Paenibacillus sp. 481 genomic DNA contains:
- a CDS encoding helix-turn-helix domain-containing protein, with protein MSEIARAVGENLRALRQQRGLSQESLALKAGINTSYMGQLERGEKSPTVDTLDKLSTALDVPLAQLFQFDTPRSDIIDTTFTDKIMFQLQDRTVNEQEMIFQFIKQLLLFRDKK; from the coding sequence ATGAGTGAAATTGCACGAGCTGTTGGGGAAAATTTACGTGCTTTACGACAGCAACGGGGATTAAGTCAAGAAAGTTTGGCGTTAAAAGCAGGCATTAATACATCTTATATGGGGCAGCTTGAGCGTGGTGAGAAAAGCCCGACTGTCGATACGCTAGACAAGCTTTCCACTGCACTTGACGTACCGTTAGCCCAATTGTTTCAATTCGATACACCGCGATCCGACATCATAGACACGACCTTCACGGATAAGATCATGTTTCAGTTGCAAGACCGAACGGTAAATGAGCAAGAAATGATTTTCCAGTTCATAAAGCAACTGCTGCTATTCCGCGATAAAAAATAA
- a CDS encoding helix-turn-helix domain-containing protein, whose translation MPSSSLEYTRIGDLIRHYRNKAKFSLKELARRSDISKGNISKIENGDVKKPDFQMLLCMSNVLNIPYSEMAASYIEVEKKSETLLAILMETIQRADVNLVAKVAAKFLASDGDSYELVEQLSSLVQQVDDTSVKLTLTNSIIDHSLCHGIMPYIAKGLYQKYMLIRNDFTQLQTTFQAGKNVLTYVHFLNPNERLTFYQAMSIHAYCLMRFDEAIQFSESVLQLDNIQSEHRANALFNMCNAYFYLGKYDVSQVYLHQYSKLSFPFVADNVKLKTGFINGRLGNVDLAITQIRGYLHKYSNYNLIFAVTELMDLYMLKADMCAASEMLNYEDEMERSIQHDIQTTPFKRSKMAYFYQQKGHLLLASGQFDEAINSFLQSTTVYVRIGEMEKAFGSFAPVTEAMANHISSFSAELLHTIDRVVKQLSHTQRED comes from the coding sequence ATGCCGTCGAGTTCGTTAGAGTATACTCGAATTGGCGACCTCATAAGACATTACAGAAATAAAGCCAAATTTTCATTGAAAGAGTTAGCAAGACGATCGGACATCTCGAAAGGGAACATTTCGAAGATTGAAAATGGGGACGTTAAAAAGCCCGATTTTCAAATGCTGTTATGTATGTCGAACGTGTTAAACATTCCGTATTCGGAAATGGCGGCAAGTTATATCGAGGTTGAGAAAAAATCCGAGACGCTGTTAGCCATATTAATGGAAACGATCCAGCGGGCAGACGTGAATTTAGTGGCGAAAGTAGCTGCAAAGTTTCTCGCCTCCGATGGGGATAGCTATGAATTAGTTGAACAATTAAGCTCCCTTGTGCAACAGGTAGACGACACATCCGTCAAACTAACCTTAACCAACTCCATTATTGACCACTCCTTATGTCACGGCATCATGCCCTATATCGCAAAGGGGCTTTATCAGAAGTACATGCTTATTCGCAATGACTTTACTCAACTCCAGACTACCTTTCAAGCAGGCAAAAATGTATTGACTTATGTTCATTTTTTGAATCCAAATGAACGCCTCACTTTTTATCAAGCGATGAGCATTCACGCCTATTGCCTAATGCGCTTTGATGAAGCGATTCAATTCAGCGAAAGCGTGCTGCAATTAGACAACATTCAAAGTGAGCATCGAGCAAATGCGCTGTTTAATATGTGCAACGCTTACTTTTATCTCGGCAAATACGACGTCAGCCAAGTTTACCTTCATCAATATAGCAAGCTGTCCTTCCCATTTGTTGCGGACAATGTGAAATTGAAAACAGGGTTTATTAATGGGAGATTAGGCAATGTAGACTTGGCCATCACGCAAATAAGGGGGTATTTGCATAAGTATTCAAATTACAATTTGATTTTTGCGGTAACGGAGCTTATGGATTTGTACATGTTAAAAGCGGACATGTGCGCAGCTAGTGAAATGTTGAATTACGAGGATGAAATGGAGCGATCGATTCAGCATGATATCCAAACAACGCCGTTTAAACGTTCCAAAATGGCCTACTTTTATCAACAAAAAGGGCATCTCCTACTTGCAAGCGGGCAATTTGATGAAGCCATTAACAGTTTCCTGCAAAGTACAACCGTTTATGTGCGCATAGGGGAGATGGAAAAAGCTTTTGGCAGTTTTGCTCCTGTAACGGAAGCGATGGCTAATCACATTTCAAGCTTCAGTGCGGAGCTGCTCCACACGATCGACCGCGTGGTTAAACAATTAAGTCATACCCAGAGGGAGGATTGA
- a CDS encoding GIY-YIG nuclease family protein, giving the protein MDRKKELVQQYKELKTVAGVYQIKNNVNQKIWIDSTRNVKTLEGKRFMLQLGTHMNKALQREWNEFGETAFTFELLEPLKQQENVYVDTKDELKKLEEKWMEQLQPYDERGYHTKR; this is encoded by the coding sequence ATGGATCGTAAAAAAGAACTAGTCCAACAATACAAAGAACTAAAAACGGTGGCTGGCGTTTATCAAATTAAAAACAACGTCAATCAAAAAATTTGGATCGATAGCACACGAAATGTAAAAACGCTAGAAGGTAAACGATTCATGCTGCAGTTGGGCACGCATATGAACAAAGCGTTGCAACGCGAGTGGAATGAATTCGGGGAAACTGCCTTTACTTTTGAATTGTTAGAGCCATTGAAGCAGCAGGAAAACGTATACGTTGACACCAAAGATGAGTTGAAAAAGTTGGAAGAAAAATGGATGGAACAGCTTCAGCCTTACGATGAACGCGGATATCATACAAAACGTTGA
- a CDS encoding DUF2087 domain-containing protein → MNVPELFWNASSEQLKIGYIYEDNHYICLLCGKSFEQGIIYPDQDKWYEAERYTRLHIEQAHQSVFDYLIRLDKKLTGLTEHQNSLLRLFYQGKSDSEVQAELGIGSASTIRNHRFALKEKERQAKIFLAMMELSKQKDRHAPAFIEVHQTATMVDDRYNVTQDEQAALLKKYFPQGTDGHLHKFARKEKHKLVLLREITTRFQSDHVYSEKEVNHILKTVYDDYVTLRRYLIEYGFLDRKPDCSEYWVKNNTLPKEN, encoded by the coding sequence ATGAATGTACCAGAACTATTTTGGAATGCCTCATCCGAACAACTTAAGATCGGTTATATTTATGAAGACAATCATTATATATGCCTGCTATGTGGTAAATCATTTGAGCAAGGAATCATATACCCTGATCAAGATAAATGGTATGAAGCGGAACGCTACACTCGACTTCATATTGAGCAAGCACACCAATCCGTGTTTGACTACTTGATCCGCCTTGATAAGAAGCTAACCGGTTTAACCGAACATCAGAACAGCCTGCTGCGCCTTTTTTATCAAGGAAAGAGCGATAGTGAAGTACAAGCGGAACTGGGCATCGGTAGCGCATCCACGATTCGCAACCATCGCTTTGCGCTAAAGGAGAAGGAGCGTCAGGCGAAAATATTTTTAGCGATGATGGAACTGTCCAAGCAAAAAGATAGGCATGCACCAGCCTTTATCGAGGTTCATCAAACCGCTACGATGGTGGATGATCGCTACAATGTGACGCAAGATGAGCAAGCAGCGCTTTTGAAAAAGTATTTCCCGCAAGGAACAGACGGCCATTTGCACAAGTTCGCCCGCAAGGAGAAGCATAAGCTTGTTCTGCTCCGTGAGATTACAACCCGTTTCCAAAGTGATCACGTGTACAGTGAAAAAGAAGTGAATCACATCTTAAAAACGGTGTATGACGACTATGTCACGCTCAGAAGGTATTTAATTGAATATGGCTTCCTTGATCGAAAGCCCGATTGCAGCGAATATTGGGTTAAAAATAATACTCTACCAAAGGAGAATTAA
- a CDS encoding ABC transporter permease, translated as MLKRILKQWDIQLMVLPGLVLVFIFSYLPMYGIVTAFQDYNLFKGISGSPWVGLKHFEAFFNAPEFATVMRNTIVISLLKLCIAFPAPILLALMLNEIKNMVFKRFVQTVSYLPHFLSWVIVAGFAGSLLSTDNGSINMLLEKLNLIDEPINFLALKDYFWSILITTGIWKEIGFSSIVYLAAISGIDPHLYEAASMDGASRIKQMFLITLPSIMPVVIIFMILAIGNLLNAGFEEILLLGVNPALREVSDVIDTYVYRVGLKNYRYSYAAAVGLFKAIISVGLLTIANAIARRSGNSLW; from the coding sequence ATGCTAAAACGTATTCTTAAACAGTGGGACATTCAGCTAATGGTTTTACCGGGATTAGTATTGGTATTTATTTTCTCATATTTACCGATGTACGGAATCGTGACCGCGTTTCAAGATTACAACCTGTTCAAAGGCATTTCAGGAAGCCCATGGGTCGGATTAAAGCACTTTGAAGCATTTTTCAATGCACCTGAGTTCGCTACTGTGATGCGGAACACGATTGTCATTAGTTTGCTGAAGTTATGTATCGCCTTTCCGGCACCCATATTACTTGCGTTAATGCTCAACGAAATCAAAAACATGGTGTTTAAGCGATTTGTACAGACGGTAAGTTATTTGCCGCATTTCTTATCGTGGGTTATCGTTGCAGGTTTCGCAGGATCGTTGCTTTCCACAGATAACGGCAGTATTAATATGCTGTTGGAAAAGTTGAACTTAATTGATGAACCAATTAACTTTTTAGCGTTAAAAGATTATTTCTGGAGTATCTTGATTACAACCGGGATTTGGAAGGAAATTGGTTTTTCTTCTATCGTGTACTTAGCTGCTATTTCGGGTATTGACCCTCATTTATATGAAGCTGCTTCGATGGATGGAGCAAGCAGGATTAAACAAATGTTTTTGATAACGCTTCCATCTATCATGCCAGTCGTTATCATTTTCATGATATTGGCGATTGGTAACTTGCTGAACGCAGGCTTTGAAGAGATCTTGCTCTTGGGCGTCAATCCAGCACTGCGCGAAGTATCAGATGTTATTGATACCTATGTGTATCGGGTCGGATTGAAAAATTATCGCTACTCCTACGCTGCAGCAGTCGGTTTGTTTAAAGCTATCATTAGTGTAGGCTTGCTCACGATTGCGAATGCCATTGCACGCCGTAGCGGCAACAGCTTGTGGTAG
- a CDS encoding carbohydrate ABC transporter permease, which yields MRHSFGDRLFIGFIYTFLTFLAFATFYPFWNAVVVSFNSGQDTVLGGVTFWPRDFTLENYEIVFKDERMVTGFMVSVLRTVIGTLLSIIATAIFAYGMTKKELIGRKYYMIMCIVTLYFSGGLIPTFLIIRGIGLMDSFWVMIIPTLLSVWNMIIFRTFFSGLPGGLEESAKIDGCTNWGIFFRIILPLSGPVIATLSLFTAITHWNDWFVPSIYLTNTDLYPIQTILQQTLNSNIMSEQLSQVDSAAASHLTKMQSVTTKSLSMATMVVATLPIICVYPFVQKYFVKGVLVGSMKE from the coding sequence ATGAGACATAGCTTTGGTGATCGACTATTTATCGGCTTCATCTATACGTTCTTAACATTTCTCGCTTTCGCTACCTTCTATCCGTTCTGGAACGCAGTCGTAGTCTCGTTCAATAGCGGGCAGGATACCGTCCTTGGTGGCGTTACGTTTTGGCCACGCGATTTTACGCTAGAGAACTATGAGATTGTGTTTAAAGACGAGCGAATGGTTACCGGTTTTATGGTATCCGTGCTGCGTACCGTTATCGGTACACTGCTTAGTATTATAGCAACAGCTATTTTCGCCTATGGGATGACGAAGAAAGAGCTTATTGGGCGCAAATATTACATGATCATGTGTATCGTAACGCTGTATTTCAGCGGCGGTCTCATTCCAACATTTTTAATTATTCGTGGTATCGGGCTGATGGATTCGTTCTGGGTTATGATTATTCCGACGTTGTTGAGTGTATGGAACATGATTATTTTCCGTACGTTTTTCAGTGGTCTACCAGGTGGATTAGAGGAATCGGCTAAAATAGACGGCTGCACGAACTGGGGCATCTTTTTCCGAATTATATTGCCGCTATCGGGTCCAGTAATCGCGACATTGTCCTTGTTTACAGCGATTACGCATTGGAACGATTGGTTCGTACCAAGCATCTATTTGACAAATACCGACTTGTATCCGATCCAGACGATTTTGCAGCAAACGTTGAACTCCAACATTATGAGTGAGCAGCTGTCACAGGTCGATTCAGCGGCGGCCAGCCATTTGACGAAAATGCAAAGTGTAACGACGAAATCGTTGTCGATGGCGACAATGGTTGTGGCGACATTGCCAATCATCTGCGTCTATCCGTTTGTGCAAAAGTATTTCGTTAAAGGTGTGCTTGTAGGCTCCATGAAAGAGTAG
- a CDS encoding extracellular solute-binding protein, producing MKKGWKRSVALPLIALMAAMSLLSACGGGGSNQASGDQKKPAGEATTAGDTTAKYEFGKEPLDYTFYGHYGWYTMPPWGKDETTKWIKDNMKVNVTPIHSGGNAEQKLNTMIASGQLPDVMWMDRGPDVERLREADMLVPLDQYLDKYPNLKKWAGEETLNMLRSKDGKLYQFPNWYTTRANGNAGYMLNKKIYEALGSPKIETTDDLYNYLKQVKAKFPDVIPFDPSIDGQGFESLYSAFKEEHPPTFIFNRAVPKDGKLTSIFADPVFRESMQFVSKLYREKLVTQDALTQTMDQVNERVNTGRVAVFAASSTTDFGTRGTTALRAKDPDAGYIMLWPFHKQGVDKNKVYPGHYNQLGWNVSVITKSAKNPEAIFAFLDWMTGEEGMSTMFWGPKGKYWDGTDDKGIPKLTDAYFKEEQKRRELMDSLINLQWVGNTGFVDAAKSSIEEKLPEEKRTWETKYQMEITWKTQFNWTQFVNLAPMPDSEEGIVAQRIRDLFMENRAKALYAKNDAEVIAVLDKAEQDAQTAGYQKLLDYQTKRWEENKAKLGIK from the coding sequence ATGAAAAAAGGGTGGAAACGCTCGGTTGCGCTACCGTTAATTGCGTTGATGGCAGCAATGTCGTTATTGTCAGCTTGTGGAGGCGGCGGAAGCAACCAAGCAAGCGGCGACCAAAAAAAGCCTGCGGGTGAAGCGACAACAGCAGGCGATACGACAGCGAAGTATGAGTTTGGCAAAGAACCGCTGGATTACACGTTCTACGGTCACTACGGCTGGTACACAATGCCACCGTGGGGTAAAGATGAAACGACAAAGTGGATTAAAGATAATATGAAAGTTAACGTTACCCCGATTCATTCCGGCGGTAATGCGGAGCAAAAATTGAACACGATGATCGCGTCAGGCCAACTGCCAGATGTGATGTGGATGGACCGTGGGCCGGATGTAGAGCGTTTGCGTGAAGCAGATATGCTCGTGCCGCTTGATCAATATTTGGATAAATATCCAAACTTGAAAAAATGGGCTGGCGAAGAGACACTTAATATGCTTCGCTCGAAAGATGGCAAGTTGTATCAATTCCCGAACTGGTACACGACGCGTGCCAATGGTAACGCAGGCTACATGCTGAACAAAAAAATATACGAAGCATTAGGTAGCCCTAAGATTGAAACAACAGACGATTTGTACAATTACTTGAAGCAAGTCAAAGCGAAATTCCCAGATGTTATTCCGTTTGACCCGAGTATTGATGGTCAAGGGTTCGAATCACTTTACTCAGCATTTAAGGAAGAGCATCCGCCAACATTTATTTTCAACCGTGCTGTACCGAAAGACGGCAAGCTCACGTCCATCTTCGCGGATCCTGTATTCCGCGAGTCGATGCAATTCGTTAGCAAGCTGTATCGTGAGAAGCTCGTTACGCAGGACGCATTGACGCAAACGATGGACCAAGTTAACGAGCGAGTTAACACAGGACGCGTTGCAGTATTTGCTGCTTCGAGTACGACAGACTTTGGTACGCGTGGTACGACAGCACTGCGTGCGAAAGATCCAGATGCAGGCTACATTATGTTGTGGCCGTTCCACAAGCAAGGTGTAGACAAAAACAAAGTATACCCTGGCCACTACAATCAATTAGGTTGGAACGTAAGTGTTATTACAAAAAGCGCTAAAAATCCAGAAGCGATTTTCGCATTCCTTGATTGGATGACTGGCGAAGAAGGTATGAGCACGATGTTCTGGGGACCTAAAGGCAAGTATTGGGATGGTACTGATGACAAGGGTATTCCTAAACTCACAGATGCTTATTTCAAAGAAGAGCAAAAGCGTCGTGAGCTAATGGACTCCTTGATCAACTTGCAATGGGTAGGAAACACTGGATTTGTTGATGCGGCAAAATCGAGCATTGAAGAGAAACTTCCAGAAGAAAAACGTACTTGGGAAACGAAGTACCAAATGGAAATTACATGGAAGACACAATTTAACTGGACGCAATTCGTGAACTTGGCGCCAATGCCTGATTCGGAAGAAGGTATTGTCGCACAGCGTATTAGAGACTTGTTCATGGAAAACCGTGCGAAAGCACTCTACGCGAAGAATGATGCGGAAGTTATCGCTGTCCTTGATAAAGCAGAGCAAGATGCACAAACAGCAGGCTACCAGAAGCTGCTTGATTACCAAACAAAGCGTTGGGAAGAAAACAAAGCGAAGTTAGGTATTAAATAA
- a CDS encoding purple acid phosphatase family protein translates to MQINYILRKKCYRTIAMLVVFMLLLSNIAVASETEEQITAGSVEIAAKWEFQSIRNDPGVFNAAFGLHKDSATIVQEIGSSSRQGFTFDDREKSIRYQGWDNGIGKKAWVATLSTKGLERIHISSQQKSSSTGPRDFKVQISTDSTNWKDINKGALTLGTDYSPAGSLVDAALPSEANDQARLYIRWVVNSNTRVSGTESIGNTGSSRLREVVVKGERKTQASRKTPQLLNMTFNGDPKTSLAFAWYTPQDISGTKLQVVEAAEVVDGKFPEAKAITYSGSSTIIDTFMVKSDRASKKKERFASHKVIANNLKPGTAYQYRAGNGDADGWSPIGMFTTDQAGKHDFRFVVGSDSQASSRPTYELWQDTFRRAIDHIGDPKFFILTGDLVDNGDLESQWQWFLGIPHKEFARVPFVPVLGGHEVKDYAGDETTDNNNFYNHFNLPQKVVSGTHDGSVYAFEYGDALFMQFNSQFAGRLNSNGQVDRIDPEFKAQLDWMRNQVARTDKKWKFVSLHKSPYSAGDNAGKWEDNRIQFYKKQLIPVFDEMGIDIVFEAHDHMYMRSYQMLNDKPIKNVVQDPQGNVVNPPGTVYLMTNSVGGKFYTKYPGYNDYFAVINAQPFKKMFTDVSITNDILKFTSYTAAKGESLTKYDEYSIKRTDVKPAKVEQAKVTIERGKAVMTWNSPSGVSGSVRGFRIYEQDDKLGKNWSLYIPAVAGQTEYRYTLNQVDAAQSYHFVIKAAGERNNSDPVQVSTAAAY, encoded by the coding sequence ATGCAAATTAATTACATTTTGCGAAAGAAGTGTTACCGAACGATTGCCATGTTGGTCGTGTTCATGCTGCTACTCTCTAACATCGCTGTTGCTAGTGAAACGGAAGAACAGATTACTGCCGGAAGTGTCGAGATTGCAGCAAAATGGGAATTCCAGAGCATCAGGAATGACCCAGGTGTGTTTAACGCTGCATTTGGTCTGCATAAAGATTCCGCAACGATTGTGCAAGAGATTGGAAGCAGCTCCAGACAGGGTTTTACTTTTGACGACAGAGAGAAGAGCATCCGTTATCAAGGCTGGGACAATGGAATAGGCAAAAAAGCATGGGTGGCCACCCTTTCAACAAAGGGATTGGAACGTATTCATATATCCTCACAGCAGAAATCCTCAAGTACAGGACCCCGGGATTTTAAGGTTCAAATAAGTACAGATTCGACGAATTGGAAAGACATTAACAAAGGTGCGCTTACGCTAGGCACGGACTACAGTCCGGCTGGTTCATTAGTAGATGCTGCCCTTCCAAGCGAAGCCAATGATCAGGCACGATTATATATTCGCTGGGTTGTGAACTCCAACACAAGAGTATCAGGCACTGAATCGATAGGAAATACCGGTTCAAGCCGGTTAAGGGAAGTTGTAGTTAAAGGCGAGCGGAAAACACAAGCATCCCGGAAAACGCCCCAGTTGTTAAATATGACATTCAATGGCGACCCCAAAACGAGCTTGGCATTTGCATGGTACACCCCCCAAGACATATCAGGCACAAAGTTGCAGGTTGTTGAAGCTGCAGAAGTAGTAGATGGTAAATTTCCAGAAGCTAAAGCGATTACTTATAGCGGAAGTTCCACGATTATCGACACTTTCATGGTAAAAAGTGATCGAGCTTCGAAGAAAAAAGAGAGATTTGCGAGCCATAAGGTCATCGCCAATAATCTGAAGCCAGGTACGGCATACCAATACCGTGCAGGCAATGGGGATGCCGATGGGTGGAGCCCTATCGGTATGTTCACCACCGATCAAGCGGGCAAACACGATTTTCGCTTTGTTGTTGGCTCGGATTCGCAAGCTTCCAGCAGACCGACCTATGAGCTGTGGCAAGACACATTCCGCAGGGCGATTGATCATATTGGCGATCCGAAGTTCTTTATTTTAACAGGCGACTTGGTCGATAACGGCGATTTGGAATCCCAATGGCAGTGGTTTCTAGGTATTCCGCACAAAGAATTTGCTCGTGTGCCTTTCGTGCCCGTTCTTGGTGGTCATGAAGTTAAAGACTACGCGGGGGATGAAACCACCGATAACAACAATTTTTATAACCATTTCAACTTGCCCCAAAAAGTAGTTTCAGGCACTCATGATGGCTCGGTTTATGCGTTTGAATATGGCGACGCACTGTTTATGCAATTTAACTCTCAGTTTGCGGGAAGACTCAATAGTAATGGTCAGGTTGATAGGATAGATCCTGAATTCAAGGCCCAATTGGATTGGATGAGAAATCAAGTTGCAAGAACCGATAAGAAGTGGAAATTCGTATCCCTTCATAAAAGTCCGTATTCGGCAGGCGACAACGCGGGGAAGTGGGAAGATAACCGCATCCAATTTTACAAGAAGCAACTGATCCCTGTGTTCGATGAAATGGGCATAGATATCGTGTTTGAAGCGCATGACCATATGTATATGCGATCCTATCAGATGCTGAACGATAAGCCGATTAAGAACGTGGTACAGGACCCGCAAGGCAATGTAGTTAATCCCCCAGGTACCGTGTATTTGATGACGAATTCTGTGGGTGGAAAATTCTACACAAAATATCCAGGGTATAATGATTACTTTGCAGTTATTAACGCGCAACCTTTCAAAAAAATGTTCACAGATGTCTCGATCACGAACGATATCCTGAAATTCACGTCATATACCGCAGCCAAGGGCGAAAGCTTAACAAAATATGACGAGTATAGCATCAAACGAACGGACGTTAAGCCTGCCAAGGTCGAGCAAGCTAAAGTCACAATCGAGCGGGGTAAAGCAGTGATGACATGGAATTCCCCTTCCGGTGTCTCAGGGTCTGTTCGAGGATTCCGAATTTATGAGCAAGATGATAAGCTAGGGAAAAATTGGAGCCTGTATATCCCAGCAGTTGCGGGTCAAACCGAGTATAGGTATACGTTGAATCAAGTTGATGCAGCCCAAAGCTATCATTTTGTTATCAAAGCGGCCGGAGAGAGAAATAATTCAGACCCGGTTCAAGTCAGCACAGCCGCAGCCTATTAA
- a CDS encoding helix-turn-helix domain-containing protein produces MYKVLLADDEMLDLEGMKQFIPWQQLGLEIVAAVNNGFSACEVIEQQHIDILVTDVNMPNMSGLELARHALDKRSETRIIFVSGYQDFHYVKQALSLNACSYVLKPMDDQELIDSLQRVTKELDETKRRQAADAAYQQAIPMARNELLVRLLDGDSTSTLNDESGFWELAHSYGFQSLQWPIRVAVLEADDVAWKLDAKQESARQELFQSFSAEVLTACLEQDILHVCKLSRQRYALLVSDEKAEAVLRFMLHRIKERLSFTLTIGLGLAVQQLNELSLSYQQATEALDCKMFFGKGKLIAYEQMQRAPEMEDARTLDLRLDALFTAMANYELVRIHDEIENLFLSVLTLRSKCTIHNLAMYIVFKLDQYLHSVDEDLFRLLGMELRNLDILLQFETMDDIRSWLVRKVFEISEMLRRKASTKNGRLIREMQRVVREQMHENITLRDIARQFSFSPNYLGHLFKEETGKSFSEMLIQMRMEKARELLKDPSLKIYEVADQVGYRYLPYFSRQFKETYGMSPMDYRKKE; encoded by the coding sequence ATGTACAAAGTACTACTCGCAGACGATGAGATGCTTGACCTCGAAGGAATGAAGCAATTTATTCCTTGGCAACAACTAGGTCTTGAGATTGTAGCAGCAGTGAACAATGGTTTCTCAGCCTGCGAAGTAATCGAACAACAGCACATAGACATATTGGTAACAGATGTCAATATGCCAAATATGTCGGGACTAGAGCTTGCACGCCATGCATTGGATAAGCGCAGCGAAACGCGCATTATTTTTGTAAGCGGTTACCAAGATTTCCATTACGTTAAACAAGCGCTCTCGTTGAACGCTTGCAGCTATGTACTTAAGCCGATGGACGATCAGGAATTAATCGATTCGTTGCAGCGCGTAACGAAGGAGCTCGACGAGACGAAGCGCCGCCAAGCAGCGGATGCTGCCTATCAACAGGCGATCCCGATGGCGAGAAATGAATTGCTCGTTCGGCTGCTTGATGGCGATTCCACGTCCACGCTGAACGATGAATCGGGATTTTGGGAGCTTGCGCATTCATATGGCTTCCAATCGTTACAATGGCCTATTCGAGTTGCTGTTCTGGAAGCGGACGATGTGGCGTGGAAGCTTGACGCCAAACAGGAATCCGCCCGCCAAGAATTGTTTCAGTCGTTCTCTGCGGAAGTGTTAACTGCTTGTCTGGAGCAGGATATCTTGCACGTCTGCAAGTTATCACGCCAACGCTATGCGCTGCTCGTGAGCGATGAGAAGGCCGAGGCCGTGTTGCGATTTATGCTGCACCGTATTAAGGAGCGATTGTCATTTACGTTGACGATCGGACTTGGCTTGGCCGTGCAGCAGTTGAATGAACTTAGCTTGTCGTATCAGCAAGCAACAGAAGCTTTAGATTGCAAAATGTTTTTCGGCAAGGGCAAGCTCATTGCCTATGAACAGATGCAGCGCGCTCCAGAAATGGAAGATGCGCGTACACTTGATCTGAGGCTGGACGCCCTATTTACGGCTATGGCTAACTACGAACTCGTCCGTATTCACGACGAAATCGAGAACTTGTTCCTGTCCGTGCTTACGTTGCGCTCCAAGTGTACGATTCATAATTTAGCGATGTACATCGTATTCAAATTGGATCAATATTTGCACTCCGTGGATGAGGATTTATTCCGCTTGCTCGGCATGGAGCTACGCAATTTGGATATTTTATTGCAATTCGAAACGATGGACGACATTCGCTCATGGCTCGTGCGCAAAGTGTTTGAAATATCAGAAATGTTGCGTCGCAAAGCCTCAACGAAGAACGGTCGACTCATTCGCGAAATGCAGCGCGTCGTGCGCGAGCAGATGCATGAGAACATTACGCTGCGGGATATTGCGCGTCAGTTCTCTTTTTCACCGAATTATTTAGGACATCTATTTAAAGAAGAAACAGGCAAATCATTCAGTGAAATGCTCATCCAAATGAGGATGGAAAAAGCGCGGGAATTGCTGAAGGACCCGAGCCTTAAAATATACGAAGTTGCTGATCAAGTGGGCTATCGCTACCTTCCTTATTTTAGTAGACAGTTTAAGGAAACGTATGGAATGAGTCCTATGGATTATCGCAAAAAAGAATAG